Proteins encoded together in one Flavobacteriales bacterium window:
- a CDS encoding bifunctional 3,4-dihydroxy-2-butanone-4-phosphate synthase/GTP cyclohydrolase II, whose product MNDIRLDPIEEAIADIRAGKVVIVVDDEDRENEGDLLTAARNATPEVVNFMAKHGRGLICAPLIEERCEQLGLGLMVHDNTALHETPFTVSVDVKGRGTTTGISAQDRAATIKALIDPTTTASDLARPGHIFPLKARNGGVLRRTGHTEAAVDLARLAGFEPAGVIVEILNEDGTMARLPELRRMADTFGLKLVSISDLVAHRMRTESLVERQVRVQLPTAHGDFELVAFRQTNTGEEHLALVKGTWRPDEPVLVRVHSSCVTGDIFGSCRCDCGPQLHRAMEMIDAAGKGVIVYMQQEGRGIGLINKLKAYKLQEEGADTVEANVMLGFDMDARDYGVGAQILHEIGVRKMRLLTNNPRKRTGLIGYGLEIAENVAIEIAANPHNEHYLRTKKNKLGHLLRLGDRD is encoded by the coding sequence ATGAACGACATCCGTCTGGACCCCATCGAGGAGGCCATCGCCGACATCCGGGCCGGCAAGGTGGTGATCGTGGTGGACGATGAGGACCGCGAGAACGAGGGCGACCTGCTCACCGCCGCACGCAACGCCACCCCCGAGGTGGTCAACTTCATGGCGAAGCACGGGCGCGGTCTCATCTGCGCCCCCCTCATCGAGGAGCGCTGCGAGCAGCTCGGCCTGGGCCTGATGGTGCACGACAACACCGCCCTGCACGAGACCCCCTTCACCGTGAGCGTGGACGTGAAGGGCCGCGGCACCACCACCGGCATCTCGGCGCAGGACCGGGCCGCCACCATCAAGGCCCTCATCGACCCCACCACCACGGCCTCCGACCTGGCGCGCCCCGGCCACATCTTTCCGCTGAAGGCCCGCAACGGCGGAGTGCTGCGGCGTACCGGCCACACCGAGGCGGCGGTGGACCTTGCCCGTCTGGCCGGCTTCGAACCCGCCGGCGTCATCGTGGAGATCCTCAACGAGGACGGCACCATGGCCCGGCTGCCCGAACTGCGGCGCATGGCCGACACCTTCGGGCTGAAGCTGGTGAGCATCTCCGACCTGGTGGCCCACCGCATGCGCACGGAGAGCCTGGTGGAGCGGCAGGTGCGTGTGCAGCTGCCCACCGCGCACGGCGATTTCGAGCTCGTCGCCTTCCGGCAGACCAACACCGGCGAAGAACACCTGGCGCTGGTGAAGGGCACCTGGCGGCCCGATGAGCCCGTGCTCGTGCGCGTGCACAGCAGTTGCGTCACCGGCGACATCTTCGGAAGCTGCCGGTGCGACTGCGGCCCACAGTTGCACCGGGCCATGGAGATGATCGACGCTGCGGGCAAAGGCGTCATCGTTTACATGCAGCAGGAAGGACGGGGCATCGGCCTCATCAACAAGCTGAAAGCCTACAAGCTGCAGGAGGAGGGTGCGGATACCGTGGAGGCCAACGTGATGCTCGGCTTCGACATGGACGCCCGCGATTACGGGGTGGGCGCACAGATCCTGCACGAGATCGGCGTGCGCAAGATGCGCCTGCTGACGAACAACCCGCGCAAGCGCACCGGCCTCATCGGCTACGGGCTCGAGATCGCGGAGAACGTGGCGATCGAGATCGCCGCCAACCCGCACAACGAGCACTACCTGCGCACCAAGAAGAACAAGCTGGGCCACCTGCTGCGGCTGGGCGATCGCGACTGA
- a CDS encoding glycosyltransferase, whose amino-acid sequence MRLLVLLSRVPYPLEKGDKLRAYHLVKRLAERHEVLLCCLNDQRIHKDHLDHLRSFCHHLEVIHLPRWRIVWKLITAVFSRMPFQVAYFHHAAAQRRVDALIDRFAPDHVLCQLVRTTEYVRWHLSLPKTLDYMDTLSKGMERRTENSSPLLRPLLLTETRRLQAYENLMFDLFDHRIIISAQDRDYLYHPERARMTVIPNGVDATFFHPIPGELTHDLLFTGNMNYPPNIDSVLYLVNKVLPLVRRERPDVSLLISGVDPSPRVRQLAEQDPLITVTGWVKDIRTSYVSARVFVAPMQIGTGLQNKLLEAMAMGMPCITSALANNAVGAPPGEGILIGHDPASYAAHILRLLKDEEERRRIAGNGHRHVLATFDWARAVDTLDGLITAPVRAASPLPIG is encoded by the coding sequence ATGAGGCTGCTGGTGCTGCTCTCCCGCGTGCCTTATCCCCTGGAGAAGGGCGACAAGCTCCGCGCCTACCACCTGGTGAAACGCCTGGCCGAACGTCATGAGGTGCTGCTCTGCTGCCTCAACGACCAGCGCATCCACAAGGACCACCTCGACCACCTGCGGAGCTTCTGCCACCACCTGGAGGTCATCCACCTGCCGCGCTGGCGCATCGTGTGGAAGCTGATCACCGCCGTGTTCTCGCGCATGCCGTTCCAGGTCGCCTACTTCCACCATGCCGCAGCGCAGCGGCGCGTGGATGCGCTCATCGACCGGTTCGCCCCCGACCATGTGCTGTGCCAGCTCGTGCGCACGACCGAATACGTGCGCTGGCACCTCTCCCTGCCCAAGACGCTGGACTACATGGACACGCTGAGCAAGGGCATGGAGCGTCGCACCGAGAACAGCAGCCCGCTGCTGCGGCCGCTGTTGCTGACGGAGACCCGCCGATTGCAGGCCTATGAGAACCTGATGTTCGACCTGTTCGACCACCGGATCATCATCTCGGCGCAGGACCGGGACTACCTCTACCACCCGGAACGAGCGCGGATGACGGTGATCCCGAACGGTGTGGACGCCACGTTCTTCCATCCGATCCCCGGCGAGCTGACGCACGATCTGCTGTTCACCGGGAACATGAACTACCCGCCGAACATCGACAGCGTGCTGTACCTGGTGAACAAGGTGCTGCCGCTGGTGCGCCGGGAGCGGCCCGATGTGTCGCTCCTGATCAGCGGCGTGGACCCCAGTCCGCGGGTGCGGCAGCTCGCCGAGCAGGACCCCCTGATCACGGTGACCGGCTGGGTGAAGGACATCCGGACGAGCTACGTCTCGGCGCGCGTGTTCGTGGCGCCGATGCAGATCGGCACCGGCCTGCAGAACAAGCTGCTGGAGGCCATGGCGATGGGCATGCCGTGCATCACCTCGGCCCTGGCCAACAACGCGGTGGGCGCTCCTCCCGGGGAGGGCATCCTCATCGGCCACGACCCGGCGAGCTACGCCGCCCACATCCTGCGCCTGCTGAAGGACGAGGAGGAACGTCGGCGGATCGCGGGGAACGGGCACCGCCATGTGCTGGCCACCTTCGACTGGGCGCGCGCGGTGGACACGCTGGACGGCCTCATCACCGCGCCCGTCCGTGCGGCCTCCCCCCTGCCGATCGGCTAA
- a CDS encoding glycosyltransferase yields the protein MRILQLCHKPPFPPIDGGSKAMHNLTRGLLADGHMVKVMCIRTPKHPLDIDALPEAYTRATDIQGVFVDTSLNVVDAFTDLITADNYNISRFFSPDMDIALIRVLSAHPFDVVLLESLFMTPYIATIRRYTDASVVLRSHNLEHVLQERIASGERNFIKRPYRRFLARQLKEYEMAVLDRVDGVAAISPADAAHFEAHGARTPIATIPFGVDPAEHDRPLPGGRPVFFHLGSMDWEPNLEGVRWLVAEVWPRVIARHPDARLHLAGNRMPDDLLHLDLPGLQVKGRVKSAEQYIADRHVMVVPLHSGGGMRVKIIEGMAMGRCVISTTIGAEGISVTDGHDILLADTAAAFARQMGRALDEPGLVATIGAHARATIVGHYSDARIIHDLVGFLRSLKRT from the coding sequence ATGCGGATCCTTCAACTGTGCCATAAGCCCCCCTTCCCGCCCATTGACGGCGGCAGCAAGGCCATGCACAACCTCACGCGCGGCCTGCTGGCGGATGGCCACATGGTGAAGGTCATGTGCATCCGGACCCCCAAGCACCCCCTGGACATCGACGCGCTGCCCGAGGCGTACACCCGGGCCACCGACATCCAGGGCGTGTTCGTGGACACGAGCCTCAACGTGGTGGACGCCTTCACCGACCTGATCACGGCCGACAACTACAACATCAGCCGGTTCTTCTCGCCGGACATGGACATCGCGCTCATCCGCGTGCTCAGCGCCCACCCCTTCGACGTGGTGCTGCTGGAGAGCCTGTTCATGACCCCTTACATCGCCACCATCCGCCGCTACACCGATGCGTCGGTGGTGCTGCGCTCGCACAACCTGGAGCATGTGCTGCAGGAGCGCATCGCCAGCGGGGAGCGCAACTTCATCAAACGGCCCTACCGCCGCTTCCTCGCCCGCCAGCTGAAGGAGTACGAGATGGCCGTGCTGGACCGGGTGGACGGCGTGGCCGCCATCAGCCCCGCCGATGCCGCGCACTTCGAGGCGCACGGAGCGCGCACACCCATCGCCACCATTCCGTTCGGGGTGGATCCCGCCGAGCACGACCGGCCGCTGCCCGGCGGACGGCCGGTGTTCTTCCACTTGGGCAGCATGGACTGGGAGCCGAACCTCGAAGGGGTGCGGTGGCTGGTGGCCGAGGTGTGGCCGCGGGTGATCGCCCGGCACCCGGACGCGCGGCTCCACCTGGCCGGCAACCGGATGCCCGATGACCTGCTGCACCTGGACCTGCCCGGCCTGCAGGTGAAGGGCCGCGTGAAGAGCGCGGAACAGTACATCGCCGACCGGCATGTGATGGTGGTGCCCCTGCACAGCGGAGGAGGCATGCGCGTGAAGATCATCGAGGGCATGGCCATGGGCCGTTGCGTCATCAGCACCACCATCGGCGCCGAAGGCATCTCCGTTACCGACGGCCACGACATCCTGCTGGCGGACACCGCCGCGGCCTTCGCCCGACAGATGGGCCGCGCACTGGACGAACCGGGCCTGGTGGCCACCATCGGCGCCCACGCAAGGGCCACCATCGTGGGCCACTACAGCGATGCCCGCATCATCCACGACCTGGTGGGCTTCCTCCGGAGCCTCAAGCGCACATGA
- a CDS encoding LptF/LptG family permease → MKRLHRMIIAAYLGPLVVTFGIVLFILSMQFLWKYVDDLMGKGLPWYTLTELLVYATASFVPLALPLAVLLSSIMTMGGLGENSELVPMRSAGLHLFRILRPLVVLVVLLSGLSFLFSNNVLPVANLRFHSLLWDVTRKKPAMNLRPGVFYNGIDGLSIRVRDKAEDGTLADVLIYDHREPFQGNRTVVRARSGTMQRSADGGSLLLTLRDGHFYDARDPSGRKGRTDALVHGTFATDVVRLDLSGLGLQRTDEELFKDNYKMQTIGQLARTEDSLASAFRERVTMQMSYLHNSFRPLRDSHSVDRPLPTSATGAVPTPAVHDQAIDMARATINFLERTDEERKGSLEQIARHGVEWHRKLMLAFACLIFFFIGAPLGAIIRKGGMGLPTVFAIVFFLIFHIVSFSTEKLVISLKLAPWPGMWISSLVLLPIGIWLTWKAATDSPLLDRDAYYRGWYRLRSLLRGRRDADPSTVP, encoded by the coding sequence ATGAAGCGCCTGCACCGCATGATCATCGCGGCCTACCTCGGTCCGCTGGTGGTCACCTTCGGCATCGTGCTCTTCATCCTGAGCATGCAGTTCCTGTGGAAGTACGTCGACGACCTCATGGGCAAGGGGCTGCCCTGGTACACCCTCACCGAACTGCTGGTGTACGCCACGGCGAGCTTCGTGCCGCTGGCCCTGCCCCTGGCCGTGCTGCTGAGCTCCATCATGACCATGGGCGGGCTGGGCGAGAACAGCGAGCTGGTGCCCATGCGCTCGGCGGGGCTCCACCTCTTCCGCATCCTGCGGCCGCTGGTGGTGCTGGTCGTGCTGCTCTCCGGCCTGTCGTTCCTCTTCAGCAACAACGTGCTGCCGGTGGCCAACCTCCGCTTCCACAGCCTGCTGTGGGACGTGACGCGCAAGAAGCCCGCGATGAACCTGCGTCCCGGCGTGTTCTACAACGGCATCGACGGCCTCAGCATCCGGGTGCGGGACAAGGCCGAGGACGGCACCCTCGCGGATGTGCTCATCTATGACCATCGTGAACCGTTCCAAGGGAACCGCACCGTGGTGCGTGCCCGCAGCGGGACCATGCAGCGCAGCGCCGATGGCGGCAGCCTGCTGCTGACGCTGCGCGACGGCCATTTCTACGATGCGCGCGACCCCTCCGGCCGCAAGGGTCGGACGGATGCCTTGGTGCACGGCACCTTCGCCACGGACGTGGTGCGCCTCGACCTCAGCGGCCTCGGTCTGCAACGCACCGACGAGGAGCTCTTCAAGGACAACTACAAGATGCAGACGATCGGGCAGCTGGCGCGGACCGAGGACTCGCTCGCCAGCGCGTTCCGTGAGCGGGTGACAATGCAGATGAGCTACCTGCACAACTCCTTCCGCCCTCTGCGCGACAGCCATTCGGTCGACCGACCCCTGCCCACGTCGGCCACCGGGGCGGTGCCCACACCGGCGGTGCATGACCAGGCGATCGACATGGCACGCGCCACCATCAACTTCCTGGAACGCACCGATGAGGAGCGGAAAGGCAGCCTGGAGCAGATCGCCCGGCACGGCGTGGAGTGGCACCGCAAGCTCATGCTCGCCTTCGCCTGCCTGATCTTCTTCTTCATCGGAGCGCCGCTCGGGGCCATCATCCGCAAGGGCGGCATGGGGCTGCCCACGGTGTTCGCCATCGTCTTCTTCCTCATCTTCCACATCGTCTCCTTCAGCACCGAGAAGCTCGTCATCAGCCTGAAGCTGGCCCCCTGGCCCGGCATGTGGATCAGCAGCCTCGTGCTGTTGCCCATCGGCATCTGGCTCACGTGGAAGGCCGCCACCGACAGCCCCCTGTTGGACCGCGATGCCTATTATCGCGGCTGGTACCGGCTCAGGTCATTGTTGCGCGGCCGGCGAGATGCGGATCCTTCAACTGTGCCATAA
- a CDS encoding nuclear transport factor 2 family protein — protein sequence MISAPVRTATLALSVWLMGCSAEEKDFREVEVRSAITHVMAEQEAAWDRGDIRGFMAGYTEAACFITAKERTCGREAVTQRYLKRYPDKSAMGDLRFGISEVLAVGQEHAWCTGTWTLVRSADTLSGGFSLLWQRETDGWRVVRDHTY from the coding sequence ATGATCAGCGCACCCGTTCGAACGGCCACCCTCGCCCTTTCCGTATGGCTGATGGGCTGCTCCGCGGAGGAAAAGGACTTCCGCGAGGTCGAGGTCAGGTCCGCCATCACCCACGTGATGGCCGAGCAGGAGGCGGCCTGGGACCGGGGCGACATCCGCGGCTTCATGGCCGGCTACACCGAAGCGGCCTGCTTCATCACGGCGAAGGAGCGCACGTGCGGGCGCGAGGCGGTGACCCAGCGCTACCTGAAGCGGTACCCGGACAAGTCGGCCATGGGCGACCTGCGGTTCGGCATCTCCGAGGTGCTCGCCGTGGGCCAGGAGCATGCGTGGTGCACCGGCACATGGACGCTGGTGCGGTCCGCCGACACCTTGAGCGGTGGATTCAGCCTGTTGTGGCAGCGGGAGACTGATGGCTGGCGGGTGGTCCGCGACCACACCTATTGA
- a CDS encoding rhomboid family intramembrane serine protease — protein sequence MSATVVILALTVLVSVLAFRDRRLFDTLAFEPFVVHARNDLHRFVTHALVHADWPHLFVNMYVLYGFGPFVEGYLTGLTPLPGSWLFVILYVTAAVVACVPGYGRHKHDPRYRAVGASGAVSAVLFAHILILPTAEVGLFLLPFGLPSAVFGALYLIYEGTMHRRGGDHVAHDAHLMGALHGVLFVVVLRPALVPAFFHSLTELLPG from the coding sequence ATGTCCGCCACGGTGGTCATCCTGGCCCTCACCGTCCTGGTGTCCGTGCTGGCGTTCCGCGATCGGCGCCTGTTCGACACGCTGGCCTTCGAGCCGTTCGTGGTGCATGCCCGGAACGACCTCCATCGCTTCGTGACCCATGCCTTGGTGCATGCCGACTGGCCGCATCTGTTCGTCAACATGTACGTGCTGTACGGGTTCGGACCCTTCGTGGAGGGCTACCTCACCGGGCTCACACCGCTGCCCGGTTCGTGGTTGTTCGTCATTCTGTACGTCACGGCCGCCGTGGTGGCCTGTGTACCGGGCTACGGTCGCCACAAGCACGACCCGCGCTATCGGGCGGTGGGGGCGAGCGGGGCGGTGTCCGCCGTGCTCTTCGCGCACATCCTCATCCTGCCGACGGCCGAAGTGGGCCTCTTCCTGCTGCCGTTCGGGCTGCCTTCGGCCGTCTTCGGCGCGCTCTACCTCATCTACGAAGGCACCATGCACCGGCGCGGTGGTGATCACGTGGCGCATGACGCCCACCTGATGGGGGCGCTGCACGGCGTGCTCTTCGTGGTGGTGCTGCGTCCGGCCCTGGTGCCGGCCTTCTTCCATTCGCTCACCGAACTGCTCCCCGGATGA
- a CDS encoding HAD family hydrolase yields the protein MKPRPALFLDRDGVVNRERGEHTWRLEDFEVLPGVAEVVAAFNRKGWAVVIVSNQSGIGLGLYTRADVERLHRYLHDHLHQHGAHVDDILYCPHHPSKGRCLCRKPSALLMERAIALHGIDRARSVMVGDRERDIEAAAGVGVRGVLIPSNAGLAAALEHAGIP from the coding sequence ATGAAGCCACGACCCGCGCTCTTCCTGGACCGTGACGGCGTGGTGAACCGCGAGCGTGGCGAGCATACCTGGCGTCTGGAGGACTTCGAGGTGCTGCCCGGTGTGGCGGAGGTGGTGGCCGCGTTCAACCGCAAGGGCTGGGCGGTGGTGATCGTGAGCAACCAGAGCGGCATCGGGCTGGGCCTGTACACCAGGGCCGACGTGGAGCGGCTGCATCGTTATCTTCACGACCACCTCCACCAGCACGGGGCCCACGTGGACGACATCCTCTACTGCCCGCACCACCCCTCGAAGGGGCGTTGCCTCTGCCGGAAGCCGTCGGCCCTGCTGATGGAGCGGGCCATCGCGCTTCACGGCATCGACCGGGCGCGCTCGGTGATGGTGGGCGATCGGGAGCGCGACATAGAGGCGGCGGCCGGCGTGGGGGTGCGCGGTGTGCTGATCCCCTCCAACGCGGGCCTCGCTGCGGCCCTGGAACACGCCGGCATCCCGTGA
- a CDS encoding aminotransferase class IV gives MERFVDLNGELLPADRPVITLDNRAFHYGDGLFESIRVVNGRPRFLDAHWARLVEGCKLLRIDLPAGFDRDALERAIIRLAERNAVRSARCRLTLFRDARGHYRPDGHRGGYAIEVTPLMEETYTLNERGLMVDIYPDMRKPVNALAVHKTLNCQYYVMASLWSEARGLDDCLLQNDRGNIIESSTGNLFIVSNGVLYTPSLADGCLGGVMRMQVINLALANGIKVYECSLNPQNLLAADELFFTNAVRGCSGWPPTARSATRTAWPSW, from the coding sequence ATGGAGCGCTTCGTCGACCTCAACGGAGAGCTGCTGCCGGCGGACCGGCCGGTGATCACGCTCGACAACCGGGCCTTCCACTATGGCGACGGGCTCTTCGAGAGCATCCGTGTGGTGAACGGCCGCCCACGCTTCCTCGACGCGCACTGGGCGCGCTTGGTGGAGGGCTGCAAGCTGCTGCGCATCGACCTGCCCGCCGGGTTCGACCGCGATGCACTGGAACGCGCCATCATCCGGCTGGCCGAACGTAACGCCGTGCGCAGCGCCCGCTGCCGGCTCACCCTTTTTCGCGATGCCCGTGGCCACTACCGGCCGGACGGGCATCGGGGCGGTTACGCCATCGAGGTGACCCCGTTGATGGAGGAGACGTACACGCTGAACGAGCGCGGGCTGATGGTCGACATCTACCCCGACATGCGCAAGCCGGTGAACGCGCTGGCCGTGCACAAGACGCTGAACTGCCAGTACTACGTGATGGCCTCCCTGTGGAGCGAGGCGCGCGGGCTGGATGATTGCCTGCTGCAGAACGACAGGGGCAACATCATCGAGAGCAGCACCGGCAACCTCTTCATCGTGAGCAACGGTGTGCTGTACACGCCGTCGCTCGCGGATGGCTGCCTGGGCGGCGTCATGCGGATGCAGGTGATCAACCTGGCCCTGGCGAACGGCATCAAGGTGTACGAATGCTCGCTGAACCCGCAGAACCTGCTGGCCGCCGACGAGCTCTTCTTCACCAACGCCGTGCGCGGGTGCAGTGGGTGGCCACCTACCGCACGAAGCGCTACACGCACCGCATGGCCCAGCTGGTGA
- a CDS encoding YqgE/AlgH family protein, with protein sequence MGRDLLDLDPESTVDPARGRLLISEPYLPDPYFRRTVVLLCEHNAEGSFGFVLNRYLDMDIGDLMENMPPIHTRVSIGGPVQSGNLYYLHTFGTRVEGSLEVMDGVHMGGDFDQLRALLTADPRLSRHVRFFVGYSGWGEQQLEKELGQRSWIVAQATKRHVMNTQVKDLWGDSLRAMGKAFAPLANFPDDPALN encoded by the coding sequence ATGGGCAGGGACCTCCTCGACCTTGATCCGGAGAGCACGGTGGACCCGGCGCGCGGCCGTCTGCTGATCAGCGAACCCTACCTGCCGGACCCCTACTTCCGGCGGACGGTGGTGCTGCTGTGCGAGCACAACGCAGAGGGTTCGTTCGGCTTCGTGCTCAACCGCTACCTCGACATGGACATCGGCGACCTCATGGAGAACATGCCGCCCATCCATACGCGCGTGAGCATCGGAGGTCCCGTGCAGAGCGGCAACCTCTACTACCTGCACACCTTCGGTACCCGTGTGGAGGGCAGCCTGGAGGTGATGGACGGCGTGCACATGGGCGGCGACTTCGACCAGCTGCGCGCCCTGCTCACCGCCGACCCGCGGCTGTCCCGCCACGTGCGCTTCTTCGTCGGGTATTCCGGCTGGGGCGAGCAGCAGCTGGAGAAAGAGTTGGGCCAACGGTCGTGGATCGTGGCCCAGGCCACCAAGCGGCACGTGATGAACACCCAGGTGAAGGACCTCTGGGGCGATTCGCTGCGCGCCATGGGCAAGGCCTTCGCCCCGCTGGCCAACTTTCCCGACGACCCGGCCCTCAATTGA
- the pdxH gene encoding pyridoxamine 5'-phosphate oxidase — MNGYLRRHQTGSMERERSVDHRIDYSKAVLLESEAADDPFALFGRWLRAAEEEGIPEPHAMTLATAGSFSISCRVVLLRSFDPQGFLFFTNYNSRKAMDLERDPRAALSFFWPQQERQIRIEGKVERVSAEESDRYFRERPRESQVGAWASDQSRMADDRSQVDERYARWTERFKDQAEVPRPLHWGGLRLRPVRIEFWQGRPSRLHDRIIFEHFSDGTWSRMRLQP; from the coding sequence ATGAACGGATATCTTCGACGCCATCAAACGGGAAGCATGGAACGCGAGCGCTCGGTGGACCATCGGATCGATTACAGCAAGGCCGTCCTTCTGGAAAGCGAAGCGGCGGACGATCCCTTCGCCCTGTTCGGCCGCTGGCTTCGCGCCGCGGAGGAGGAGGGGATCCCCGAGCCGCATGCCATGACGCTGGCCACGGCGGGCTCGTTCAGCATCAGTTGCCGCGTGGTCCTGCTGCGGTCGTTCGATCCGCAGGGCTTTCTGTTCTTCACCAACTACAACAGCCGCAAGGCCATGGACCTGGAGCGCGACCCGCGTGCGGCGCTCTCCTTCTTCTGGCCACAGCAGGAGCGGCAGATCCGCATCGAGGGCAAGGTGGAGCGGGTGAGCGCCGAGGAGAGCGACCGGTACTTCAGGGAGCGTCCGCGCGAAAGCCAGGTGGGGGCGTGGGCCAGCGACCAGAGCCGGATGGCGGACGACCGGTCGCAGGTGGACGAGCGCTATGCGCGGTGGACGGAGCGGTTCAAGGACCAGGCGGAGGTGCCGCGCCCTTTGCATTGGGGCGGCTTGCGTTTGCGGCCGGTGCGCATCGAGTTCTGGCAGGGCCGTCCGAGCCGCCTGCACGACCGCATCATCTTCGAGCACTTCAGCGACGGCACCTGGAGCCGCATGCGGCTTCAGCCCTGA
- a CDS encoding 30S ribosomal protein THX produces MGKGDIRSKKGKRRAGSHGKSRPSKRKVRASERAKATTTRATGSGTAKKAAKKAAPKKAAAKKAAPKKAAAKKAAPKK; encoded by the coding sequence ATGGGCAAAGGCGACATCCGATCCAAGAAAGGCAAGCGGCGGGCAGGCAGTCACGGCAAGAGCCGGCCGAGCAAGCGCAAGGTGCGCGCGAGCGAGCGTGCGAAGGCCACCACGACCCGCGCGACGGGCAGCGGTACGGCGAAGAAGGCCGCCAAGAAAGCGGCCCCAAAGAAGGCCGCCGCCAAAAAAGCCGCCCCGAAGAAGGCCGCGGCGAAGAAGGCCGCTCCGAAGAAGTGA
- a CDS encoding RNA methyltransferase produces MDDHDLLDRLGAFVTPHKRALFDRLAPERTRHVTVVLEELHQAHNASAVLRTCDLLGIQDVHAIEARNRFTANREIALGSDKWTTVHRYGGPEGALQCIAGLRARGHRIVATTPHADAWTPENVPIDRPIAFCFGTELQGLSDELIAACDGALRIPMHGFTESYNISVSAGIVLYTVMQRLRASAVPWRLDEQDVNALKLQWTRAALQDAQAIEQRLRDDAAH; encoded by the coding sequence ATGGACGACCACGATCTGCTCGACCGGCTCGGCGCCTTCGTCACCCCGCACAAGCGCGCGCTGTTCGACCGCCTCGCACCCGAGCGCACCCGCCACGTAACGGTGGTGCTGGAGGAACTGCACCAGGCCCACAACGCCAGCGCCGTGCTGCGCACCTGCGACCTGCTCGGCATCCAGGACGTGCACGCCATCGAGGCGCGCAACCGCTTCACCGCGAACCGGGAGATCGCGCTCGGCAGCGACAAGTGGACCACGGTGCACCGCTACGGCGGTCCGGAGGGCGCCCTTCAGTGCATCGCCGGCCTGCGCGCCCGTGGTCATCGGATCGTGGCCACCACACCACATGCCGACGCCTGGACACCGGAGAACGTGCCCATCGACCGGCCCATCGCCTTCTGTTTCGGCACCGAGCTCCAGGGGTTGAGCGACGAGCTCATCGCGGCCTGCGACGGAGCACTGCGCATTCCGATGCACGGCTTCACGGAGAGCTACAACATCTCGGTGTCCGCTGGAATCGTGCTCTACACGGTGATGCAGCGGCTGCGCGCCAGCGCAGTGCCGTGGAGGCTGGACGAACAGGACGTGAACGCGCTGAAGCTGCAGTGGACGCGCGCCGCGCTACAGGATGCGCAGGCCATCGAGCAGCGCCTTCGCGATGATGCGGCGCACTGA
- a CDS encoding HU family DNA-binding protein, translating into MGLNKAELIESIAAEAKISKADAKRALDAFVNNTTKALKKGDRVALVGFGTFSISKRAARKGRNPQTGKEIKIAAKKVVKFKAGADLSNKVK; encoded by the coding sequence ATGGGACTGAACAAAGCTGAACTGATCGAGTCGATCGCCGCTGAAGCGAAGATCTCCAAGGCCGACGCCAAGCGCGCTCTGGATGCCTTCGTGAACAACACCACCAAGGCCCTCAAGAAGGGTGATCGCGTGGCCCTCGTGGGCTTCGGAACGTTCTCCATCTCCAAGCGTGCCGCTCGCAAGGGCCGCAACCCCCAGACGGGCAAGGAGATCAAGATCGCGGCCAAGAAGGTCGTGAAGTTCAAGGCCGGTGCCGACCTCTCCAACAAGGTGAAGTAA